The Candidatus Abyssobacteria bacterium SURF_5 genome includes the window AGCAAGACATCTGAGGGGGTGCCGGGACGTGAAACGAAAAAGGAAGCTTTATCTGAACCACTTTAAATTAAAACCCGCATTCTTTGTTTTCTCTTCTTCGTACCATTGCTTCCATTTATCTATCGTCCATAGTCGCACATTTCGATTCGCTTTTGGGTCAAACCCGAAATCATTGCCGGTAATCTTTATGAGCGATCGATTGGACTCCTGACGAATCGTGAAGTTCTCATCATCAAGGTAGTGGATCAGATGCGGGATAGCCGCCTCAGCCCCCAGGTCTCCTAATTTCTTGCACGCGCTCAATTGGTCGTAATATTTTCCATTCCGCAACTGATCGATCAACTTCTCTATTTCGGCATCGTTGCCAGCGGGCGCCAAGGGAGCCGCATCCTCGGGCGAAACCGAATTCTTTTCAGATCGCGGTTTGTTGCGAT containing:
- a CDS encoding HEAT repeat domain-containing protein codes for the protein MHKGLTSSLLFASFLFVHPFSADADLVKLKSGQVHKGAVTAEEEDRVQLKLEGSGVRIWFQKDQIAALERDSKKADDPPKEDPQSEQEPNTEGLSEDVVRARELLEKLRAQPELATTNRNKPRSEKNSVSPEDAAPLAPAGNDAEIEKLIDQLRNGKYYDQLSACKKLGDLGAEAAIPHLIHYLDDENFTIRQESNRSLIKITGNDFGFDPKANRNVRLWTIDKWKQWYEEEKTKNAGFNLKWFR